From a single Brassica oleracea var. oleracea cultivar TO1000 chromosome C5, BOL, whole genome shotgun sequence genomic region:
- the LOC106293485 gene encoding ubiquitin-like protein ATG12A translates to MATTESPSSVRKIVVHLRATGGAPILKQNKFKISGTDKFAKVIDFLGRQLHSDSLFVYVNSAFSPNPDESVIDLYNNFGIDGKLVVNYACSMAWG, encoded by the exons ATGGCGACGACGGAGTCGCCGAGCTCCGTTCGGAAAA TTGTTGTTCATCTAAGAGCTACAGGAGGTGCTCCAATACTGAAACAAAATAAGTTCAAG ATTTCAGGGACGGATAAGTTTGCTAAAGTGATTGACTTTCTAGGAAGGCAGCTTCACTCTGACTCATTG TTTGTGTATGTAAACAGTGCTTTCTCGCCGAACCCTGATGAATCAGTGATTGATCTATACAAT AACTTTGGGATAGATGGGAAACTGGTGGTGAATTATGCTTGTTCCATGGCATGGGGATAA
- the LOC106293539 gene encoding pollen-specific leucine-rich repeat extensin-like protein 4: MGFLNIVLLVAMILSFHAFLLAQSQQQDQDQDQDRRQSQSSPPPSFWESQSPPQFNTPPPPQSTVGIMSPPPPPSPSPPPNELASPPQSHRNKPRRLRPPPPPPVRTFKQSEKSSGLNTGKIVGLVFAGIAALLQICVVALLVFKRNQLLRMTHTY; this comes from the exons ATGGGGTTTTTGAATATCGTTTTACTCGTGGCCATGATTCTCAGCTTCCATGCCTTCCTCCTTGCTCAATCGCAACAGCAAGATCAAGATCAAGATCAAGATCGACGCCAATCTCAATCCTCTCCTCCGCCTTCATTTTGGGAGTCCCAATCTCCTCCTCAGTTCAATACCCCTCCTCCGCCTCAATCCACCGTTGGCATTATGTCTCCTCCGCCTCCACCCTCTCCATCACCTCCTC CGAATGAGCTAGCTTCTCCCCCGCAGTCTCATAGAAACAAACCACGGAGGTTACGGCCGCCACCTCCTCCGCCTGTACGGACCTTCAAGCAGTCGGAGAAAAGCAGCGGGTTAAACACCGGGAAGATCGTGGGTCTGGTGTTCGCTGGGATCGCAGCATTGCTGCAGATTTGCGTCGTTGCCTTGTTGGTTTTCAAGAGAAATCAGCTTTTGAGGATGACTCATACTTATTGA